A genomic segment from Vagococcus zengguangii encodes:
- a CDS encoding class I SAM-dependent rRNA methyltransferase, translating to MKIKIKKQAARKMMSGYPLIIEGDLVKTQDQLKTKEWHQFVTDSGQFIGTGYLGKQNKGVGWVVSQNENTKMDEAFFTQLFSKAGEKRQQFADNELTNAYRLFNGEGDGLGGMTVDIYADFAVVSWYNETINTFKTVLIAALVQAFPMIKGIYEKNRFEQTGLPETQLIYGQEAPEPLLVKENGVSFATYLNEGMMTGIFLDQKHVRGRLADGLASGLDVLNTFSYTGAFSVAAAMGGAASTVSVDLAKRSLEKTKEMFDINQLSLDNNKIVVMDIFDYIRYANRKELAFDMVILDPPGFARNKKRTFSVVKNYGELVAEVTPLIRTDGYLIASTNVANLPYDKFKEMVEDGIRSEGRRFKKVEEYRLPSDYVTASSFKEGNYLKVLIYQIF from the coding sequence ATGAAAATCAAAATTAAAAAACAAGCGGCTCGTAAGATGATGTCAGGTTACCCTCTGATTATTGAAGGAGACTTAGTCAAAACACAAGACCAATTAAAAACAAAAGAATGGCATCAATTTGTCACCGATTCAGGTCAGTTTATCGGAACGGGCTATTTAGGGAAGCAAAATAAAGGTGTCGGTTGGGTTGTTTCTCAAAATGAAAACACAAAAATGGACGAAGCTTTTTTTACACAATTATTTTCAAAAGCTGGCGAGAAGCGTCAACAATTTGCAGACAATGAGTTGACCAATGCTTATCGTTTATTTAATGGTGAGGGCGATGGTTTAGGTGGCATGACTGTGGATATCTATGCGGATTTTGCAGTGGTTTCGTGGTATAACGAAACGATTAATACTTTTAAAACAGTATTAATCGCTGCGTTAGTCCAAGCTTTCCCAATGATTAAAGGGATTTATGAAAAAAATCGTTTCGAGCAAACTGGCTTACCAGAAACACAACTTATTTATGGACAAGAAGCACCCGAGCCGCTACTGGTGAAAGAAAACGGTGTATCGTTTGCGACTTATTTAAATGAAGGTATGATGACGGGGATTTTCTTGGATCAAAAACATGTTCGTGGTCGCCTGGCAGACGGTCTAGCGAGCGGTTTAGACGTGTTGAATACGTTTAGTTATACAGGAGCCTTTTCAGTGGCGGCCGCTATGGGTGGCGCTGCTAGTACGGTCAGTGTCGATTTAGCGAAGCGTAGTCTTGAAAAAACAAAAGAAATGTTTGACATCAATCAATTATCGTTGGACAACAATAAGATTGTTGTGATGGATATTTTTGATTACATTCGCTATGCTAATCGTAAAGAACTGGCATTTGATATGGTCATTTTAGACCCACCAGGTTTTGCTCGTAACAAAAAGCGTACGTTCTCAGTTGTTAAAAATTATGGTGAGTTAGTGGCGGAAGTCACACCGTTAATTCGAACTGACGGCTATTTGATTGCGTCAACCAACGTTGCCAATTTGCCTTATGACAAGTTTAAAGAAATGGTTGAAGACGGCATTCGTAGTGAAGGCCGCCGTTTCAAAAAAGTCGAAGAGTATCGTTTGCCAAGCGACTATGTAACAGCTAGCTCCTTTAAAGAAGGAAACTATTTGAAAGTTTTAATTTATCAAATTTTTTAA
- the ybaK gene encoding Cys-tRNA(Pro) deacylase encodes MKKKKVTKTNALRTLDQKKIAYEERAFAIEEFAHMSAIDVANQLGTPLELIYKTLVAIGNKTGPIVAVIPSNETVDLKKLAKVSGNKKVEMLHLKDLESTTGYIRGGCSPIGMKKQFPTYIEQAADGLEYFYISAGKRGLQMKVDPHEVKQLVHAEFVDIIE; translated from the coding sequence ATGAAAAAGAAAAAAGTAACGAAAACGAACGCGTTACGCACACTTGATCAAAAGAAAATAGCTTATGAAGAACGCGCTTTTGCTATTGAAGAATTCGCCCACATGAGTGCGATAGATGTCGCAAATCAATTAGGGACACCTTTGGAATTAATTTATAAAACATTAGTTGCAATTGGTAATAAGACAGGGCCGATTGTGGCGGTAATACCAAGTAATGAAACGGTAGATTTGAAAAAACTTGCAAAAGTTAGTGGGAATAAAAAAGTTGAAATGTTGCATTTAAAAGATTTGGAAAGCACCACCGGCTACATTCGTGGAGGTTGTTCACCAATTGGCATGAAAAAACAGTTCCCGACCTATATCGAACAAGCGGCAGATGGGTTAGAATATTTTTATATTTCAGCAGGTAAACGTGGCTTACAAATGAAAGTTGATCCACATGAAGTGAAACAATTAGTGCATGCTGAGTTTGTGGATATTATAGAGTAG
- a CDS encoding oleate hydratase codes for MYYSNGNYEAFARPVKPEGVENKHAYLIGSGLASLAAAAFLIRDGQMKGSHITILEERDIAGGALDGIYDDGKGFIIRGGREMENHFECLWDLFRSIPSLEEEDASVLDEFYWLNKRDPNYSLQRAIVNRGEDAHTDGKFTLSQTASEEIIKLFFTPEEKLADLTIQDVFTEEFFESNFWLYWCTMFAFEPWHSAMEMRRYIARFIHHIGGLPDFSALKFTKYNQYESLVLPLKNYLEAHGVTIQYNTTVTNVLFDITPDKKVAKQIEYTINNSQQVLNLTENDLVFITNGSNVESADEGDHHTPAKLNVNLGGSWNLWKNIAMQDSAFGHPEVFCGNIKESSWESATLTTLDDKIPPYIEKICKRDPFSGKVVTGGIVSVKDSNWLMSFTLNRQPHFKAQPKDQLVVWIYGLNCDVPGNYVNKALKDCTGEEITQEFLYHIGVPVEEIDEMAKNSARCIPCMMPFVTSYFMPRKPGDRPLVVPENCANAAFIGNFAETPRDTVFTTEYSVRTAMEAVYTLLDIDRGVPEVFASAYDIRVLLDSTEKMMDGAKLSDLKLSFLKKTLLNKGVHKLEDTVIYDLIKEYKLW; via the coding sequence ATGTACTATAGTAACGGAAATTATGAAGCTTTTGCACGTCCAGTGAAACCTGAAGGCGTTGAAAACAAACATGCTTATTTAATTGGATCAGGTTTAGCATCGCTAGCGGCCGCTGCCTTTTTAATTCGTGATGGTCAAATGAAAGGTTCTCACATCACCATCTTAGAAGAACGTGATATTGCTGGTGGTGCCTTAGACGGTATTTACGATGACGGCAAAGGCTTTATCATTCGCGGTGGGCGTGAAATGGAAAATCATTTCGAATGTCTATGGGACTTATTCCGTTCAATCCCTTCACTTGAAGAAGAAGACGCTTCTGTTTTAGATGAATTTTATTGGTTAAATAAACGCGACCCTAACTATTCTCTACAACGTGCCATTGTTAATCGCGGAGAGGATGCACATACTGACGGAAAATTCACCTTGTCACAAACCGCTTCAGAAGAAATTATCAAGCTTTTCTTCACTCCTGAAGAAAAACTGGCAGATTTAACAATTCAAGATGTCTTCACTGAAGAATTTTTTGAATCTAATTTTTGGTTATACTGGTGCACGATGTTTGCCTTCGAACCTTGGCACAGTGCAATGGAAATGCGTCGTTACATCGCTCGTTTCATTCACCATATTGGTGGACTACCAGACTTCTCAGCTTTGAAATTTACTAAATACAATCAATATGAATCATTAGTGTTACCACTAAAAAACTATTTAGAAGCCCATGGTGTGACTATTCAATACAATACTACAGTAACCAATGTGTTATTTGATATTACACCTGATAAAAAAGTAGCAAAACAAATCGAATACACAATCAACAATAGCCAACAAGTTTTAAATTTAACCGAAAATGACTTGGTCTTCATCACAAATGGTAGTAACGTAGAAAGCGCTGATGAAGGTGATCATCATACACCTGCTAAACTAAACGTTAATTTAGGTGGTAGCTGGAACCTTTGGAAAAATATTGCCATGCAAGATTCAGCCTTCGGTCATCCAGAAGTCTTCTGCGGTAATATCAAAGAAAGTAGCTGGGAATCTGCAACGTTAACTACATTAGACGATAAAATTCCACCTTACATCGAAAAAATTTGCAAACGCGATCCGTTCAGTGGAAAAGTCGTGACGGGTGGGATTGTCAGTGTTAAAGATTCTAACTGGTTAATGAGCTTTACCTTAAACCGTCAACCACACTTTAAGGCCCAACCAAAAGATCAATTAGTCGTTTGGATTTATGGTTTAAATTGTGATGTGCCAGGCAATTACGTTAACAAAGCCTTAAAAGATTGTACCGGCGAAGAAATAACCCAAGAATTTTTATATCATATTGGGGTTCCTGTTGAAGAAATCGATGAGATGGCGAAAAATAGTGCCCGTTGTATTCCATGTATGATGCCATTTGTCACTTCTTACTTCATGCCAAGAAAACCAGGTGATCGTCCACTTGTAGTACCTGAAAACTGTGCCAATGCAGCCTTTATCGGTAACTTTGCTGAAACACCTCGCGATACAGTCTTCACAACGGAATACTCAGTAAGAACCGCTATGGAAGCTGTTTATACGTTACTTGATATCGACCGTGGCGTACCAGAAGTCTTTGCGTCAGCGTATGACATCCGCGTGTTATTAGATTCTACAGAAAAAATGATGGATGGCGCTAAATTAAGCGACTTGAAACTATCATTCTTGAAGAAAACGTTATTGAATAAAGGCGTACATAAATTGGAAGATACCGTGATTTATGACTTGATTAAAGAATATAAATTGTGGTAA
- a CDS encoding TetR/AcrR family transcriptional regulator C-terminal domain-containing protein, producing MSNFTRDALARTLKEMIKTRPLEKITVTDLAEKCQVNRQTFYYHFRDIYELVDWIIEEDFLNKIEQVIEYDSLSQRVKQVSDYVDEHKAFCLNVYRSVGKEKAERYLNSQIEKWLLSFLFFSSSEEYEEYNEVQLKFYVFGLTGLFTDWLEEKVDISTENLCGQLIYIVKSELIEK from the coding sequence ATGTCAAATTTCACAAGAGATGCTTTAGCCAGAACCTTGAAAGAAATGATCAAAACCCGACCATTAGAGAAAATCACTGTGACTGATTTAGCGGAAAAGTGTCAGGTGAATCGCCAAACATTCTATTACCATTTTCGTGATATTTATGAATTAGTAGATTGGATTATTGAAGAGGATTTTCTTAATAAAATTGAGCAAGTCATCGAATACGACTCGTTATCTCAACGAGTGAAGCAAGTTAGTGATTATGTTGATGAGCATAAAGCTTTTTGTTTGAATGTTTATCGTTCAGTGGGAAAGGAAAAAGCAGAACGCTATTTGAATAGCCAAATCGAGAAATGGTTATTAAGTTTTTTATTTTTTTCTAGTTCAGAAGAGTATGAAGAATATAATGAAGTGCAGTTAAAGTTTTATGTATTCGGATTAACCGGTTTGTTTACGGATTGGTTAGAAGAGAAAGTTGATATCTCAACAGAAAATTTATGTGGACAACTTATTTATATAGTAAAAAGCGAATTAATCGAAAAATGA
- a CDS encoding NAD(P)/FAD-dependent oxidoreductase: MVHYLRIGGIKMNVDKDVIVIGAGTSGMMAAISAATHGASVMLVEKNKRLGKKLLLTGGGRCNVTNNRPSDDVIQHIPGNGRFLYSAFSQFDNHDIIRFFEDKGVKLKEEDHGRMFPVTNRSKTIVEALTSELNKQKVQIELDAEVEKLLKEDNRIIGIRLKDGREFTAHCVIIATGGKTYPYTGSTGIGYRLAKKAGHTVTPLFATESPIKLADTFVQKKVLQGLSLQDVTLSVLNEKGKIRVSHTMDMLFTHFGVSGPAALRCSMFVNQALEKHNNATLSLDALPNKSFKQLVHELTTVKEQQRDKAIKNALKGLLPERYLEFLLEKAQIDGARPFRQVEASELERFAELIKDFRMSAIGTYPIEKSFVTGGGVNLKEIDPKTLESKLVEGLFFVGELLDINGYTGGYNITAAFVTGYVAGKNSAQIASYFHY, encoded by the coding sequence ATGGTACACTACTTAAGAATTGGAGGTATAAAAATGAACGTAGATAAAGATGTCATCGTAATTGGTGCTGGTACTAGTGGGATGATGGCCGCAATATCGGCTGCTACACATGGTGCAAGCGTCATGTTAGTCGAAAAAAACAAACGCTTAGGAAAGAAATTATTACTAACTGGCGGGGGTCGTTGTAATGTGACCAATAACCGTCCGAGTGACGATGTGATTCAACACATTCCTGGTAATGGTAGGTTCTTATACAGCGCGTTTTCACAGTTTGATAATCACGATATTATTCGCTTTTTTGAAGATAAAGGGGTCAAATTAAAAGAAGAAGATCATGGGCGCATGTTTCCAGTAACGAATCGTTCTAAAACGATTGTTGAGGCCTTAACGAGCGAATTAAACAAACAAAAAGTACAAATTGAATTAGACGCTGAAGTGGAAAAACTCTTAAAAGAAGATAATCGTATTATTGGGATTCGTTTAAAAGACGGACGCGAATTCACCGCGCACTGCGTGATTATCGCAACAGGTGGCAAAACGTATCCTTACACAGGTTCAACTGGGATTGGCTATCGTCTAGCCAAAAAAGCTGGTCACACCGTCACCCCACTTTTCGCGACAGAATCACCGATCAAATTAGCTGATACCTTTGTCCAAAAGAAAGTCTTACAAGGTCTATCATTACAAGACGTGACGTTATCGGTCCTAAATGAAAAAGGTAAAATCCGCGTGAGTCATACGATGGACATGTTGTTCACACATTTTGGCGTATCAGGTCCAGCGGCTTTGCGTTGCAGCATGTTTGTCAATCAAGCACTCGAAAAACATAACAACGCTACCCTTAGTTTAGACGCGCTACCCAATAAATCTTTTAAACAATTAGTTCATGAACTGACAACAGTCAAAGAACAACAACGTGATAAAGCCATTAAAAATGCGCTGAAAGGCTTGTTACCTGAGCGTTATTTAGAATTTTTATTGGAAAAGGCACAAATTGATGGTGCCAGACCATTCCGTCAAGTTGAAGCCAGCGAATTAGAACGTTTTGCGGAGTTAATTAAAGATTTCAGAATGTCCGCTATCGGCACGTATCCAATCGAAAAATCATTTGTAACCGGTGGTGGAGTTAATTTGAAAGAGATTGACCCAAAAACGTTAGAAAGTAAACTTGTTGAAGGTTTATTCTTTGTTGGAGAATTGTTAGATATTAACGGCTACACCGGTGGCTATAATATTACGGCCGCATTTGTAACTGGTTATGTGGCAGGTAAAAATAGTGCCCAAATCGCTAGCTACTTTCATTACTAA
- the gdhA gene encoding NADP-specific glutamate dehydrogenase: protein MGVANQYIEAIRQKVQTLNEGQTEYIQAVEEFLPTIAAYLEQNPQVEAHNLLDVLLEPERIIQFRVPWQDDQGKWQVNRGYRVQYNSAIGPYKGGLRFHPTVNLSIMKFLAFEQIFKNSLTGLPIGGGKGGSDFDPKGKSDAEIMRFCQSFMTELQKYIGADTDVPAGDIGVGHREIGYLYGQYKRLNQFSAGVLTGKPVDMWGSLARTEATGYGLVYFVKHLLADRGDSFEGKKVVVSGSGNVAIYAIQKAQALGATVLACSDSSGYIYDPEGLDLAIIKELKEVKRVRISEYINDRPNATFFEGQSIWSIDTKYDIALPCATQNEINAELAQTMITNGVFLVAEGANMPSDLAAIEMYREHGILFGPAKAANAGGVAVSALEMSQNSQRLPWTFEEVDTKLDNIMKNIYENCRDTAAQYGAEGDLVTGANIAGFSKVAGNMLAQGLV from the coding sequence ATGGGTGTAGCCAATCAATATATTGAAGCCATTCGTCAAAAAGTTCAAACATTAAATGAAGGTCAAACTGAATATATTCAGGCAGTCGAGGAGTTTTTACCAACGATTGCGGCTTATTTAGAGCAAAATCCACAAGTTGAAGCCCATAATTTGTTGGATGTCTTACTAGAACCTGAACGTATTATCCAATTCCGTGTGCCTTGGCAAGATGATCAAGGAAAATGGCAAGTCAATCGTGGTTACCGTGTCCAATATAATTCAGCGATTGGTCCATACAAAGGCGGATTAAGATTCCATCCAACTGTAAATTTAAGTATTATGAAATTTTTAGCTTTCGAGCAAATTTTTAAAAATAGCTTAACTGGCCTACCAATTGGTGGTGGTAAAGGCGGTAGTGACTTTGATCCTAAAGGTAAATCAGATGCCGAAATCATGCGTTTTTGTCAAAGTTTCATGACCGAATTACAAAAATATATTGGAGCAGATACCGACGTTCCTGCGGGGGATATCGGTGTAGGCCATCGTGAAATTGGCTACTTATACGGTCAATACAAACGTCTAAATCAATTTAGTGCTGGCGTATTAACCGGTAAACCCGTTGATATGTGGGGAAGTTTAGCGCGTACGGAAGCTACTGGTTATGGTTTAGTGTACTTTGTTAAACATTTATTAGCCGACCGTGGTGATTCATTTGAAGGGAAAAAAGTCGTGGTGTCTGGTAGCGGAAATGTGGCGATTTATGCGATTCAAAAAGCACAAGCCTTAGGAGCGACTGTTTTAGCATGTAGTGATTCAAGTGGTTATATTTATGATCCAGAAGGTTTAGACTTAGCGATTATCAAAGAATTAAAAGAAGTGAAACGTGTCCGTATTTCTGAGTATATTAACGATCGTCCAAATGCTACTTTCTTTGAAGGACAATCTATTTGGTCAATTGATACAAAGTATGATATTGCCTTGCCATGTGCGACCCAAAATGAAATCAATGCTGAATTGGCGCAAACAATGATAACTAATGGTGTCTTTTTAGTCGCAGAAGGGGCGAACATGCCATCAGATTTAGCGGCCATTGAGATGTACCGAGAACACGGTATTTTATTTGGGCCAGCTAAAGCGGCTAATGCCGGTGGAGTCGCTGTTTCAGCACTTGAAATGAGCCAAAACTCACAACGTTTACCATGGACCTTTGAAGAAGTAGATACTAAATTAGATAATATCATGAAAAATATTTATGAAAACTGTCGCGATACCGCGGCTCAATATGGTGCAGAGGGAGATTTAGTAACTGGTGCTAATATTGCTGGGTTCTCTAAAGTAGCTGGTAACATGCTGGCGCAAGGGCTAGTCTAA
- a CDS encoding ABC transporter substrate-binding protein, translating to MKKNILLGVCLCVVGGLLASCSISSSTMDETSLSSTKTNTTISSLPTTDRAGETIVIPENLTKIVSLVPSVTQVLEDLGKSQKLIGIDNQSQLKNTKQEVTQFDMMAIDQETLLALEAQVVFVSDINLYADTEIWDKLKKAGVTIINIPTSDTLEAIEEDVQFIADCVGQHEQGATLVQKMQADIEQLKTMGESIKQKKTVSFEVAALPGIYSFGKDVFLDDMLVTIGAKNVYHDQTGWLAITEESAIERNPDVIFTNVTYIDDPVTEILSRKGWSEVTAVKDKAIYPIDNAASSIPNHHVVEAMKEMAKTLYPEEFAKLTFSHD from the coding sequence ATGAAAAAAAATATTTTATTAGGTGTGTGCCTCTGTGTAGTTGGAGGACTGTTAGCTAGTTGTTCAATATCTTCTTCAACTATGGACGAAACAAGTCTCTCATCAACCAAAACAAATACAACAATTAGTTCGTTGCCAACAACCGACCGGGCCGGTGAAACCATCGTGATTCCGGAAAATTTAACAAAAATTGTATCGTTAGTGCCGTCAGTTACCCAAGTGTTGGAGGATTTAGGCAAAAGCCAAAAATTAATTGGTATCGACAATCAAAGTCAGTTAAAAAATACGAAACAAGAAGTGACACAATTCGATATGATGGCGATTGATCAAGAAACCTTGTTAGCGTTGGAGGCACAGGTTGTATTTGTGAGTGATATCAATCTATATGCCGATACAGAAATTTGGGACAAATTAAAAAAAGCTGGTGTAACAATTATTAATATTCCGACAAGTGACACGCTTGAGGCTATCGAAGAAGATGTTCAATTTATCGCTGATTGCGTCGGCCAACATGAACAAGGCGCGACCCTTGTCCAAAAGATGCAAGCTGATATTGAGCAACTAAAAACAATGGGTGAAAGCATTAAACAGAAAAAAACTGTTTCATTTGAAGTGGCAGCTTTACCAGGTATCTACTCATTCGGTAAAGATGTATTTTTAGATGATATGTTAGTGACTATTGGTGCCAAAAATGTTTATCACGATCAAACAGGATGGTTGGCAATTACCGAAGAATCAGCGATTGAACGCAATCCGGATGTGATTTTTACTAACGTAACGTATATCGACGATCCGGTTACTGAAATTTTAAGTCGTAAAGGTTGGTCAGAAGTAACAGCTGTTAAAGACAAAGCGATTTATCCCATTGATAATGCGGCAAGCTCGATACCGAATCATCATGTGGTTGAAGCAATGAAAGAGATGGCAAAAACTCTTTATCCAGAAGAATTTGCCAAATTGACTTTTAGCCATGACTAA
- a CDS encoding FecCD family ABC transporter permease codes for MTKGLKLSGLVVLAVVVMVLGVGVGSASASFLEVFQIMINRLLGHPNEGILAMIILEVRLPRVLMSFIVGAIIALSGTVMQSLLNNPLASTYTLGISSGASFGAALMLTIGVPILGLSSYFVPVNGFVFGCLTVLLVLLFAKKSNQQLDNQTIVLVGMIVGLFVNALLTLLSVFSDDYLKAIVYWQLGSFASSHYGQVLLLIVLLVFGLLTFMRFASELDILTLGDEQAQATGLATQQLKVFFIIVCCLLTGSAISFVGIIGFVDLVAPHLVRKAFGHHHRLVIPSSALVGGILMVLADLLSRTLIAPKEIPVGAVTALIGAPFFTYLFLKKGRD; via the coding sequence ATGACTAAAGGATTGAAATTAAGTGGGTTGGTTGTATTAGCCGTCGTTGTGATGGTGTTGGGTGTAGGAGTCGGTAGTGCATCGGCTAGTTTTTTAGAAGTGTTTCAAATCATGATCAATCGCTTATTAGGACATCCAAATGAAGGGATACTTGCCATGATTATTTTAGAAGTGCGCTTGCCACGCGTGTTGATGAGTTTTATTGTTGGGGCCATCATTGCCTTGTCAGGAACAGTTATGCAGTCGTTATTAAATAATCCTTTGGCCTCCACCTATACGCTAGGCATTTCGTCAGGTGCCTCATTTGGAGCGGCCTTGATGTTAACGATTGGCGTGCCTATTCTAGGATTATCGAGTTATTTCGTCCCAGTTAACGGTTTTGTTTTTGGCTGTTTAACGGTGTTATTAGTCTTGCTGTTTGCTAAAAAATCTAATCAGCAATTGGATAATCAAACAATCGTATTGGTCGGGATGATTGTTGGGTTATTCGTAAATGCATTATTAACGTTGCTATCGGTGTTTTCTGATGATTATTTAAAAGCCATTGTCTACTGGCAACTGGGGAGCTTTGCAAGTAGTCACTATGGTCAGGTACTGTTATTAATAGTCCTTTTAGTGTTCGGTTTATTAACGTTCATGCGCTTTGCAAGCGAATTAGATATTTTGACCCTCGGAGATGAGCAGGCACAAGCAACAGGTCTAGCCACTCAGCAATTAAAAGTTTTCTTCATTATCGTTTGTTGTTTACTAACAGGTTCAGCGATTTCATTTGTCGGGATTATTGGCTTTGTTGATTTGGTTGCTCCTCACTTAGTTCGAAAAGCGTTTGGTCATCATCATCGTTTGGTCATTCCATCGTCAGCTCTCGTTGGAGGAATTTTGATGGTGTTAGCGGATCTTTTATCTCGGACCTTAATTGCGCCTAAAGAAATTCCTGTAGGAGCTGTAACAGCTTTAATCGGGGCACCGTTCTTTACGTATTTATTCTTAAAGAAGGGGCGTGATTAA
- a CDS encoding ABC transporter ATP-binding protein codes for MIDIQQVSVQYGQHQVLHNVSLQLADNEMLCVLGPNGSGKSTLLKTILNVVPFSGDVLINGQSVKKYSRKTLAKEVALLSQHQHVQAGYSVKDIVMMGCFARQKTGLFTSYKKEDVAYVENILADLGLWELKDQEVLKLSGGQKQLVFLAKTMAQAPNLLLLDEPSNHLDIKYQLQMIAFLKKWQVQHQSQIIGVFHDVNLALNLSDNLLMMKQGEIVVKGNFSEIGTQNNFQTLYDTELVEYYLASLEKWQQLLK; via the coding sequence ATGATTGATATCCAACAAGTTTCCGTTCAATACGGTCAGCATCAAGTCTTACACAATGTTTCTCTCCAACTAGCAGATAACGAGATGTTGTGTGTGTTGGGGCCAAATGGCAGCGGTAAGTCAACGCTTTTAAAAACGATTTTAAACGTTGTCCCGTTTAGTGGCGATGTATTGATCAATGGACAGTCGGTAAAAAAATATTCTCGAAAAACGTTAGCTAAAGAAGTGGCATTACTTAGTCAACATCAACACGTTCAAGCTGGTTATAGTGTTAAAGACATTGTGATGATGGGGTGCTTTGCTCGTCAAAAAACAGGCTTATTTACTAGCTATAAAAAAGAAGATGTTGCCTATGTTGAGAACATACTCGCTGATTTAGGTTTGTGGGAACTAAAAGACCAAGAAGTTCTCAAACTTTCTGGTGGGCAAAAACAATTAGTTTTCCTAGCTAAAACCATGGCGCAAGCTCCTAATTTACTATTATTAGATGAACCGAGCAATCATTTAGATATTAAATATCAATTGCAGATGATTGCTTTTCTTAAGAAATGGCAAGTTCAGCATCAATCACAAATTATCGGTGTCTTTCATGATGTTAATTTAGCTCTTAACTTATCAGATAATTTATTAATGATGAAACAAGGGGAGATTGTAGTTAAGGGTAACTTTTCTGAGATTGGCACGCAAAATAATTTTCAAACCCTGTATGATACTGAATTAGTCGAATATTACTTAGCAAGTTTAGAGAAATGGCAACAACTACTAAAATAA
- a CDS encoding DUF2500 domain-containing protein, which produces MSELYFEMGMNPIFLIFGIFFTLALLFILFQVFKNIRQWHRNNQAPRETQKATIVTKRTEVNHHMSNTNNNDTVGSSRSSTTYYATFEFQNGERLELTVKGNVYGQLAEGDNGYLTFQGTRFVAFERNRT; this is translated from the coding sequence ATGAGCGAATTATATTTTGAAATGGGGATGAATCCCATCTTTTTAATTTTCGGTATCTTTTTCACTTTGGCCCTGCTATTCATCTTATTCCAAGTATTTAAAAATATTCGACAATGGCACCGTAACAATCAAGCGCCTCGAGAGACTCAAAAAGCCACTATCGTCACTAAACGAACAGAAGTAAATCATCATATGAGTAACACGAATAATAACGATACAGTTGGAAGCTCACGTAGTTCCACGACTTATTACGCGACCTTTGAATTTCAAAATGGTGAGCGCTTAGAATTGACAGTTAAAGGGAACGTTTACGGTCAGTTAGCAGAAGGCGATAACGGCTACCTCACTTTTCAAGGCACACGCTTTGTCGCCTTTGAAAGAAATCGCACATAA